Genomic window (Oscillospiraceae bacterium):
TTTAAAAAGTTTTAACATTGAAGGACTTAATGTTAAATCTCGAGGATTATATGTTTGCTGTATGGCAGATATGTCATTTAGTTCTGAAAAGGTTTTAAAGGATAATGATATTTTATTTTCTAATTTTAAATCTTCTCAGGTTTCCGAAACTGATATTAATGAGGCAGACGAAATATATACTATGACAAAAAGCCACAGAGATATTCTTATTAACGCATTTCCCCATTTTGAAAATAAAATAAAAACTTTAAAAGATGATGGCGATATTAAAGACCCTTATATGCAACCTGACTATGTATATCAGGCAGTGTTTGATGACATTAGAGTAGCCGTCGAAAAGAGGTTTTTATAATGGATATTAAAATTACTCCTATGACCGAAGAATTAGTTGAAGATGTACATAAAGTTGAAATATCTGCATTTTCACATCCATGGTCAATTGACTCTTTTTATGAAGAAGTAAAAAATCCTCTTGCAAAATATTTTGTTCTTATAAAAGACGATAAAGCAGTTGGATATGTTGGACTTTGGCATATTCTTGACGAGGGGCATATTACAAACATTGCAATAAAAAGAGAATTTCAGGGTCAAGGTCTTTCAAATTACTTAATAAAAAGAATTATTGAATATAAAAATAAAGAAAATCTTTCATTTCTTACTTTAGAAGTAAGAGAATCAAATATAAAAGCACAAAAACTATACGAAAAATACAACTTTAAAAAAATAGGTGAAAGAAAAAAATATTACAAAAATAATGAAACTGCGTTTCTATACAGTTTGGAAGGATAAGTTATGAGTACAATTATTATGGGAATTGAGTCTTCCTGCGATGAAACTTCGTGCGCTATTGTTAAAGACGGAAGAGAAATTTTATCCAACACTATATATTCCCAGATTGATTTACATAAAGAATACGGCGGAGTTGTTCCTGAACTGGCTTCACGTATGCATATTGAAAAAATTTCTCAGGTTGTGGATATGGCACTAAAAGAAGCTGATGTTTCGCTTTCTCAGATAGATGGTATAAGCGTTACTTACGGTCCCGGACTTGTGGGAGCACTTCTTTGCGGAGTATCTTATGCAAAATCTTTATCTTATGCACTTAAAAAACCTCTTATAAAAGTGCATCATATAAAGGGGCATATTGCAGGCAATTATCTTACCCACAAAGATTTAGAGCCTCCGTTTTTATGCCTTGTTGTATCAGGTGGGCACAGCCATATTATCGAGGTAAAGGATTATAACAGTTATAACATCTTAGCAAAAACAAGAGATGATGCAGCAGGCGAAGCGTTTGACAAGATAGGAAGAGTTCTTAATCTCCCCTATCCTGCAGGCTCGAAGATAGATAAACTAAGTTATGAGGGCGATAAAGACGCTATCTCTTTTCCAAAAGTTACTTTTGATAATTCTTTTGATTTTTCTTTTAGTGGTGTTAAAACAGCAGTTATAAATTACATTCACAGAATATCACAAATAAATCCCGATTTTCAAAAAGAAGATTTTACCAAAGTTATATTAAAAGAAAAACTTAATGGAAATGGTGTTAAGCAATTAAAAGAAGAAATTACAAAAGCAGATATTTTGGCGTCTTTTACAAATGCGATAACGTCTATACTTTGTGAAAACACTCTTAAACTTGCAACTAAGTATGGATACGACAAAATTGTACTTGCAGGCGGAGTTGCCTGTAACACTCATTTAAGAAACAAATTCCTTAAGGAAGGGAAAAAAAATAATATAGACGTTCTTTACCCGTTGCCTGTTTTATGTACTGACAACGCGGCAATGATTGCTTCAATGGGGTATTATTTATATAAAGACGGTCAGGTGGCTGACATAAATTTAAACGCTGTACCTTATATTGACATTGAAAACAGTTAAAAAATTATTTTAATATACATTTAGTAAACGAATAAAAGAAAGGAAGAAAAAAATGCAGGAAATAATAAAGAATGCAACAGACCATTTTGCAAAAGTTTTAGAAGAACAACTTGCAAGAGTGGAAAGAATGAATCAGGATAAAGATTTTGTTGATTTTGAAAAACTTGACACTATCGTTATCGGTATATGCGGAGGTGACGGTATCGGTCCGAGAATCACAGGCGAAGCACAAAGAGTTTTGGAATTCTTATTAAAAGATGAAGTGAAGAGCGGAAAAGTTAAATTTAATGTTATTGACGATTTAACAATAGAAAAAAGAGCTGAACTTAATGTTGCAATACCACCATCAGCACTTTCGGAACTTAAAAAATGCCATGTTATTTTAAAAGGTCCAACAACCACACCTCGTGCAGGCGACCCATGGCCTAACGTTGAAAGTGCCAATGTTGCAATGAGAAAAGAACTGGACTTATTTGCCAATGTCAGACCTGTTAAAGTTAAAGAACAAGGCATTGACTGGACATTTTTCAGAGAAAACACTGAAGGCTCTTATGCTGTTGGCTCAAAAGGTATTCATGTTAACGATGACCTTGCAATCGACTTTTGTGTTACAACAACTGAAGGTACCGAAAGACTTGCGAGAGCGGCTTTTGAGTATGCTAAGAAAAATAACAAAAAAAGAGTTACCATTGTTACAAAAGCAAATGTTATCAAAACTACAGACGGTAAATTCTTAAAACTTTGCTACGAAATG
Coding sequences:
- the rimI gene encoding ribosomal-protein-alanine N-acetyltransferase: MDIKITPMTEELVEDVHKVEISAFSHPWSIDSFYEEVKNPLAKYFVLIKDDKAVGYVGLWHILDEGHITNIAIKREFQGQGLSNYLIKRIIEYKNKENLSFLTLEVRESNIKAQKLYEKYNFKKIGERKKYYKNNETAFLYSLEG
- a CDS encoding isocitrate/isopropylmalate dehydrogenase family protein, which encodes MQEIIKNATDHFAKVLEEQLARVERMNQDKDFVDFEKLDTIVIGICGGDGIGPRITGEAQRVLEFLLKDEVKSGKVKFNVIDDLTIEKRAELNVAIPPSALSELKKCHVILKGPTTTPRAGDPWPNVESANVAMRKELDLFANVRPVKVKEQGIDWTFFRENTEGSYAVGSKGIHVNDDLAIDFCVTTTEGTERLARAAFEYAKKNNKKRVTIVTKANVIKTTDGKFLKLCYEMAKEYPGITVDDWYIDIMTAKLVDEKRRNQFEVVILPNLYGDIITDEAAEFQGGVGTAGSANLGKKYSMFEAIHGSAPRMVKEGRDIYADPCSMLRATVMLLEHIGFIDKAKKLEDALNKCMFEEKKISITGRDNGATCKEFADYVMETISNI
- the tsaD gene encoding tRNA (adenosine(37)-N6)-threonylcarbamoyltransferase complex transferase subunit TsaD is translated as MSTIIMGIESSCDETSCAIVKDGREILSNTIYSQIDLHKEYGGVVPELASRMHIEKISQVVDMALKEADVSLSQIDGISVTYGPGLVGALLCGVSYAKSLSYALKKPLIKVHHIKGHIAGNYLTHKDLEPPFLCLVVSGGHSHIIEVKDYNSYNILAKTRDDAAGEAFDKIGRVLNLPYPAGSKIDKLSYEGDKDAISFPKVTFDNSFDFSFSGVKTAVINYIHRISQINPDFQKEDFTKVILKEKLNGNGVKQLKEEITKADILASFTNAITSILCENTLKLATKYGYDKIVLAGGVACNTHLRNKFLKEGKKNNIDVLYPLPVLCTDNAAMIASMGYYLYKDGQVADINLNAVPYIDIENS